In the Corynebacterium kroppenstedtii genome, one interval contains:
- a CDS encoding glycosyltransferase, translating to MSGSRGDIQPAVSLGLELQDRGHTVTFLCTPSLTTFARTAGIQSVFPAGINIGDMTDRARSTLASKNPVAIAKLATHFLKHSVDDLHQDLINYYFSENSTQGSSDMDHPKLAQPTLLIVNPMCQRQGTSLAEKWRIPLVVLRYAPISHNSYSGWPHQLTRRAPKWIKKKSWHIQEWFDFFMYGHWENTFRRHLGLASRFHPFTRYLRDHSVPQLQLCDPNVVPDIAAEWAGTNKIFVGYLDLPASARRRLNEPDTLPADLDHWLSSGSAPLFVSFGSMPVSNPTRLVDTIVSVARRHNLRVLFSGFDSTTNATNDEPRATSTVGNQGHDEANDVYFTGAINQTAVLPRCCAAVHHGGAGTTAASLRSGNPTMIYAFGFEQPFWASCIENLGVGVGSSVSRLTTEHFAKDLDRALSSPVREAARAFAADMTSPDQALSTAIRLIEDQAG from the coding sequence TTGTCTGGTAGCCGCGGCGATATCCAGCCCGCTGTAAGTCTCGGTCTGGAACTCCAGGACCGCGGTCACACTGTCACGTTCTTGTGCACGCCTAGTCTGACCACTTTTGCACGCACTGCCGGGATCCAGTCAGTGTTTCCCGCGGGGATCAATATCGGCGATATGACAGATCGCGCACGATCAACATTGGCGAGCAAAAACCCCGTCGCTATTGCGAAATTAGCTACGCACTTTCTTAAGCATTCCGTTGATGATCTACATCAAGACCTCATCAACTATTACTTTTCCGAAAACAGCACCCAGGGCTCGTCGGATATGGATCACCCCAAGCTCGCACAACCAACCTTGTTAATTGTGAATCCTATGTGTCAAAGACAGGGGACATCATTGGCTGAAAAATGGAGGATTCCCCTCGTTGTTCTGCGATATGCGCCAATTTCTCATAACAGCTATTCGGGTTGGCCGCATCAATTAACCCGCCGCGCACCCAAATGGATAAAGAAAAAATCATGGCACATTCAGGAGTGGTTCGACTTCTTCATGTACGGGCATTGGGAAAATACATTCCGACGCCATCTTGGGCTTGCTTCTCGATTTCACCCATTCACACGTTACTTACGCGACCACTCAGTGCCTCAACTACAGCTCTGCGACCCGAACGTCGTCCCAGACATCGCCGCAGAGTGGGCAGGCACCAACAAAATTTTTGTTGGGTATCTTGATCTTCCCGCCTCTGCGCGGCGTCGCCTCAACGAACCAGATACCCTCCCCGCTGATCTTGACCACTGGCTTTCCAGTGGTAGCGCCCCACTTTTTGTGAGCTTCGGATCAATGCCGGTATCGAACCCCACCCGCCTTGTGGACACCATTGTCTCCGTGGCCCGAAGGCACAACCTCCGCGTACTCTTTAGCGGATTCGACAGCACTACAAATGCCACCAACGACGAACCACGAGCGACGTCCACCGTCGGCAATCAAGGTCATGACGAGGCTAACGATGTGTACTTCACTGGAGCGATCAATCAGACTGCTGTCCTGCCACGATGCTGCGCTGCGGTTCACCACGGTGGGGCCGGCACGACCGCAGCCAGTCTGCGCTCCGGAAACCCCACCATGATTTATGCTTTCGGCTTCGAGCAACCTTTCTGGGCGTCGTGCATTGAAAACCTAGGTGTCGGAGTCGGGTCGTCAGTATCACGTTTGACCACTGAGCACTTCGCGAAAGACCTCGACCGTGCACTGTCGTCACCGGTTCGGGAGGCTGCGCGGGCATTCGCCGCCGATATGACATCACCTGACCAGGCATTATCGACGGCGATCCGCCTCATTGAAGACCAGGCTGGCTAG